Genomic segment of Strix aluco isolate bStrAlu1 chromosome 8, bStrAlu1.hap1, whole genome shotgun sequence:
GGAAGAACCACTCTATCACTAAAATTAGTTAAAACACTCATCTTCAAGCCTTCTGGAGCCTTCTTCACTGAAAGCTTAGGGCATGCAAGGAATGCATAGTTGGGCCCCCACAGACCTATGTATACTATGTAGGGGAAAGAAAGGGTTACTTTAAACAAAAGGCAGAATTACACCACATCTGTGCAAACATTTAAACCAGTTTGTTTCAACTAGTTATCTGCTTATCCCAACTATTGCCGCTGACTGTACTTGGCTAATTCAAGAGAACGTGATGAAGCAGGACCAAATTTGTTTAAGGGAATGGAACTTTTTTCTGAAGGTATCTTCCCCTCAGCTGACCACATCATAACAAAAGTGCAATAATTTACAATCTTTTCAAACAAACAGCTAGTAAAATGATACAATTTTAGGGAAACAAATTCACTAGTTTaaccataaaaatatttccccAGGTAACAAACCTTAAAGCATTCAGTAACACAGtatttcaataataataatacagaaaatcCCTTCCACTTGTTACAAAAGACAGAACTGTTAGAAGATTTTGCTTATTGTACACTATTTAAGAGTTTTGCCATCTTGTGAAGACCATGCTGTAATTAAGaatatcatttaaaataattgagtATGGGAATACTGACCTGACTTTGAAATTATATTCTTAACCTTTTGCAAATGAAGACAAGGTAAAGCCCTGGGTCACGTCATCCAGGTACTCAAGAActtacaagacagtttacatcCAGAGTCATAAGAAAGCACCACTTCCCATAAAGTACTTTGTAAGTCTACCGCTGAACAATTTTATGAGAACTGGTAAAACAGATTCTCGTACTAACTGTAGCTTGACTTACAGAATTCAGGTTTGGGGATACCAGGGAACTTTGTGACAAAATTATACCCTGAAAAAATATCTGCTAAATTTGGTCCAAGcatcaagaaaacaaacaagggcACATGGGTCCCTCATCGCTTAATGCTGCTGTTTAGTtgatccttaaaaaaataaataaataggtttaTGGCAATAAGGAATAAGAAGGGCTGCCCATGATAGGTACAGAACTGAGAGAATAAATAGTCTCTTCAGAGAGATGTTTTAACTGTGGTTTTGCCATGTGAGTAACTGAACTTGTACTAATAGAGAACCCTGAAATTTGTATACTATAGCCACAAGGaattatttcctatttaaaaaacagatcCATTTGTAATTAACTGCTTTTCCAATCATCATTAGATAtgtgaaaaacaataaaaaaatactttaaaacaattaCAAAGAGTGGACTGCAGTAGCAGCTATTCAAGCAAGATTCAAGCACAAGTTTAAATGAACTTTCAAGCTGGGAATTAGCCTTCTTTGTCGAAAATGTGTACAACTTTTTCAAAAAcctaaaaagagagagaatatgaATTTTATGAAGTGTTAGTTACTTCAAATTAAACCAGCACACAcaataatttacagtattttaaaaaatgtataatttttctCAGAACATTCACAATAATTAATAGTGAAATTGGCATCAATTTTGGGGAACTGAGCAGTAGAGCAATACTacttcagaaaagcaaaagctcatgAAAAAGACAAGACACTGTTaaacacagaaacactgaaaGTGTGTTTAGTCCAGCTCATGTTCAAGCAGAACTAATTGATTTCTTAGAGTTATTCACATCTTAATCAGGTCTTCAGGAGTCAAAACAGGGGTTCCACAACCTCCCTCAGTAACACACATCAGTGCTTAATTAGCACACtaaccacacatacacacatctCACAGAAGAGTGCCAAAAATATGTACCCTGCCACTGTCATCCTCATGGTTTTTTGGCCTATATACTTACTTCATCAACAGATTTAGAGGCATCCACTTTTCTGACTTTTCCCATTCTCTCATACAAATCTATTATAGGCTTAGTAGACTGTAGATATGTATGAATTCTAGGAGAAAGCACAAGGGGAAAAAGCATTACACAGTAAAATATAAACAGCAGGGAACTGAAAAGTTTTGAAGACAGTACCTCTTTTCCAGACTCTCCCGATTATCATCACTCCTACCACTGCTCTTGCCTCTTTCAAGACAGCGGCCAATACATATCtacaaaaaacattaaaaggaTGATCACAAACCAAGAACACAAGGTGCTATCTTGAAagcaggaacaaaacaaaaatcctgaaaaatctAAATAGGCCTGACACACAAAATGCCATCCAGATCTGGTGGATGTAACCAAAATTCACATGGGAAGTTAGATTCTTCCAGAGAAAAAGGATGATAGCTTTACACTTCATCCGTTTATTAAAATGGGGGCTCTTAACATGGGATTGGGGTCAGTGGAAGTAAAAGCAACATCAAGCTCTGTGGTTCAACTGGGTCTCCAACTTgaaacatttaaagaagaaaactacCTGATTTTCAAGGATGTGTTCAGACTTTCTGAATAGCAGCATGTCAAATTAGACTACTAATATATGCCTGCACTGAAATAAAGTCACTGTATGTTCTCCCAAGAATTCTGTAAGGCTACATACTAAGTTATTGTAAGTTAAAATGTTCTTACTTGACATTGCTAtaataaagacttaaaaatcaaaatctgaGTAAAAACTGAAGAACTAACCATAGTTAAAAGCCGCCCAATGAAATAAGTTTTGAAACAAAGTTACGTAAGCAACACTGACACATGTGAACTTCATGAATACATTTATTCTACTCATGCAAGAGGACAatggttaaaaattattttttcctataaagtacacccatatttttaaaaaatgcagaagataATGTAGGCACTGTTGTCTATTTTTAATCtagtaaaaaaaattagaacCCCAATATTAACACCCCACCAAgtgaaaaagttaatttaatcttatttaactttttaaatagaaaaaaataacccCTCActtgttgtcatggtttaaccccagccagcaactaagcaccgtgcagctgcttgctcacttctcccccttccctgtgggatggggaggagaatcgaaaaaaagtaaaacttgtgggttgagaatACGAACAGTTTAGTAACTAAAATAAAAcctaataataacaataataaaatataataatagtagtaatgaaaaggaatataacaaaaagagagaataaaacccaagacaaCTGATGCACAATGCACTTGCCCACCACCCGCTGGCTGATGTCcgagcagcgatctgcccctcccagccaactccccccagtttatacactgagcatgacgttctgtggtatggaatgGCTCATTCAGGTctgctgtcctggccatgctccctctaAGCTTCTGGTGCACCTGCTctctggcagagcatgggaaactgaaaaatccttaacttaggataagcactacttagcaacaactaaagcaCCAgagtgttatcaacattattctcacactaaatccaaaacacagcagtgtaccagctactaggaagaatattaactctgtcccagccaaaacgaAGTCACTTGTTCATcgagattaaaaaataattgcaattaattaaaaaaaaaaagaaagaagtaacaAAATTTCCCAGGAAGTTGGGGAAAAGGGTAGAAAGTCAGCTTAAGGTGCTGAGATTCTCCTATCAGCTTTTATGCCTCAAGGGCACTGACATATTAAAAAGACAGCATATCATGGCACTTGTTATATGAATATAATATATCACTGTCAAAATGCCCCTGTAATCTAATGACTTCCTGAATAAAACGTTGATTACCGGCTGTCCTACAGCACAGCTCATAACTATGAAAATAAagtctgctgctgccagctgtttAGAATTAAAGCAGACATTGCTGTGAAGTTCATTTTGGACTAAACAACAGTTACTAAGAGTAAACAGAGCAATGTTTTCCAAAAATTAACCAAATAATCTTGTATAGTGTATTtaaagtttttataatttttctttaagaatgcaATTGCCTGGAGTACTTCTTCAACACTGGGTGTTGGTTAAAGAAAAGCTCAACATGACCCTGCAATGTgcgctctcagcccagaaagccaactgtaccctgggctgcatcaagagaaacacgaccagcaggtcgagagaggtgattctccccctctggtgcgctctcatgagaccctccctgcagtgctgtgtccagctctgggacccccaaataagaaggacatggacctgctccagcaggtccagaggaggccacaaagatgatcagggggctggaacgtctcccctgtgaggacaggctgagagagttgggggtgttcagcctagagaagagaaggctccagggagaccttagagcagcctcacagtacttaaaggggctacaggaaagatggggagggactcttgatcagggcatgtagggataggatgaggggtgacagttttaaactgaaagagggtagatttagatttgatagaaggaagaaattctttactctgagggtggtgagacactggaacaggctgcccagagaagctgtggctgccccctccctggaagggttcaaggccaggctggacggggctttgggtaacctggtctagtagaaggggGCAAGGGGggtggaactgggtgatctttaaggttccttccaatccAGACcgttctacaattctatgattatAATTTATTCACACATGATTATACCAAGCGCAATTACCTGCCTCCTATTTCAAAAACATGcagtttttcatctgtaaaaaacAAGTTGCCAAAAAATCCTTGAAGCACAAACCGTTTTCCTTCTATTCTTACACTAGCCCATTCACTACCTGACAGAGTTTTATTGTTCTTCTTGAATGATTCTCACAATATAGCAAGAACAGAAGTTACAGAATAACACCCTCCATTACCTCATTGTCACAAtcaaaaaagagaacaaaagaaacaTCCGCCTTTCCATCCATAGTTTTATTCCAGCCTTGAAGGTTATCTTCATTCCTGGGAAATCCATCAATCAAGAACTTGTTCTTCTGGGAATTGGCAGCCATTGTTTGATCCATAGCCTGATAAAAGAGAATTTAATTAATGATCTCTGCACATACAACCATTTATCTACTTATTAAATTACCCCCAAAATGTTGATATGGTAACTTGAGAAGCATTTGTTTTAGGATTATTGCAGATTTACAAAATGTACTTTTGTTTCATCTTCAATGCATGCTAATTAATTCACTGATGCACCATTACAACCTTCCTTCAAACTGAATCCACTATTTCATAAAGCTCAGTCTCATAACACACAATCCCAGCTTTAAAGATACTGGAAAAGTATAACACAAAGTGCTGTTACACTATAAGATGCCAAAACATCCCTGATCTAGAGTTAATTCTAATGGAAAAACTCCAGATTGAGTGCCATGAGCAACAGAAGTCTTCTGTCTTAAAAGAGATACTCTGGTTGTTTTCCTGGACATCTAAGTCTGGAACTTTTCATTCCACAGGAACATTAGCAGGTGTTCTTCTCCTTCACCTGGCTATCTATTTTGATAAAATTTACAGAAACTTAGTACCTTTAAGGCCTCTACCCTCCGGTGAAATATGACTGAGCTGACCAAGAGGTCCAAAAGCTAGTTAAGGGAAATAAGAAATACAGAGTTTCACTGATTTCCCTAGAGctactaataaaataaaaataatccattttcaCAGATCCCCAGGTATCAGAGGCCACCACCTACTGCCCTCCAACCAGCCAGAAAGAAACATGAGTAATTGCTAAGAGAAGCCCAGTATGCGATGCACACCTACGTGTCTGCCATTTCACACTACTCACACCAGAGGAAAGGCAATTCTTCCAGAatacagccactgctttgttgcTTAGTCTGCAAGAGTGAACCAGCAAGGAAATAGCCCTTTCCTTACCCTCTTCAGCAAGCTGATTGTTATTTCAACTGGTACAATTTCCCCCTCCTTAATGTAGTTCTCAATGAGTTCTCCATACTGTGAGCCTGGCCTTTTTCGTTCATCTCGAAGGAGGTCACCAGCAGAAAGGTGCGTGTAGCCATATTTCTGAAATGTGCAAAACAAACAGGCATAGACTCCCTTGAATTAGTACACATGCAAAGTTAACATCAGTCAACAGCGTCAACGACATTTATCTTCGCattacaacagaaaaatacagggaatAGCATCTTGCTAGTGACAGGTGTCTTCCATCTTCAGTGTGTAATCTGACAATACAGCACACTCTGTATGCACAGAAAGCACAGCAGTAGAGAGATTCTTGGGCAAAATGCTCAACAGCGCTTTGGTCAGGCATTCGTGTACTGTTTTCAAAGGTAATTTTGTTATGTTTGGAAACCAGACAGTCTCAAGTCCCCGAGGTGCTTCCTGAAATGTTACACTGTGCAATGAGACATTTAACAGTCACCAAATTAGATACAAGCTATACCCCATCCTAACAGTTCAACTACTTAAAACCTGTAAGTGGTTATCAGTTACTGGGTCAAGTCTCGATTTACAAAGCGAAAAAGTTGAGGTAGTGCCTTTCCTTGCTATGTATATGCAACAGGTTTGTAATTTTATCTAATTACCTATTTAAAGAAAAGCACGTGAGGTGATTCCAAGTCCTCTGGAGCCGAAGGAATGTTTCAAGCACAGCACGAGTCAGAAATCCTTGTGGTTCTGGCACCAACTTCCTCCTCTACCTTGGTCAAATCACTTACAACTCTGCATCTAACACTGCAGCCTCACAAACAGTCCTGTACATGCACTCCTCCAAATCCAGCCCTGCATGCCTGCCCCGGCTACCTCCTTCCCTGGGACGAACAGGATAAACTCATGACAAACTCAGAGGGCAGCCTCTGGGGCAAACTAGTGCCTTCTCGTAAGGATGATGTGGCAGATGAAGGTAAACAACTACACTGGTGCCACCCTGTGTCACGCCATGTACAGTAAACAGAGCGCAGAGAGATCAGGTCCAAATCTACCAATTTGATACCAGTAtgcaggaaaacagcaaacaccattactcttttctttcacctcaagctacatttaaaaaaagttgcTAATGCAAAATACCAATGAAAAGTATTTATCACACTTGAATTTCTCAAGCATTTACCATCATAAATAGACACCTAGTGCAAACATACAAATATACTCTTACCAAAGAGAAATGCATTGTTATAAAGGAAATTACaagcacaaaataataattttctcagCTCATTTAACACAAGAAAACTAACCAAGTGTACTATGCTCCCTGACCAAATATAGTCCATAAAAACAGGCAATAAAGACATGTCCTTGGTGATTAACTAAGCTAGCTATACATCCAAACCAGAATACACCTATACATACTCAGCCTAAAGTTTttacacaaaacaaaagcagcagcaaaaaatttCAGGGTTATCAGCTTGGCTGCAGCAACGTCCAAGGCAAATTTCAAAAAAGGTGTCTGAGCAGCATAATAATGTGACTACACACTTTTTAAGGCTGTGAACTTGAGATTTAAAAACTTGGCTACTGGACTAAGTACAACAGAAATATTACACAACCCACTAAGtgactttaaaaacatttcagttgCTTTCCAATTTCACCCACAAAAGCGTGGAAAGTTAGTTCTGCCATAGTCATAATTTAAGAAGGGATATAATTACCTAAATCTCCAAAACTCTAcacagctgtcaaaaaaaaaaggaagcaagatTTTGCTCTAAATAACTGTGAAGAAAAATCTCCACAGACATCCTCTATAAGCTCACTGTACTCCTGCTTTAATGTGCATTGCATTTGGATATGCCTATTTAATTGCAAATCTAAATACTAACTATGAACTACAGAAGCCATAAACCAGAATAAATCTTTTCTTATA
This window contains:
- the CMPK1 gene encoding UMP-CMP kinase translates to MKPVVVFVLGGPGAGKGTQCARIVEKYGYTHLSAGDLLRDERKRPGSQYGELIENYIKEGEIVPVEITISLLKRAMDQTMAANSQKNKFLIDGFPRNEDNLQGWNKTMDGKADVSFVLFFDCDNEICIGRCLERGKSSGRSDDNRESLEKRIHTYLQSTKPIIDLYERMGKVRKVDASKSVDEVFEKVVHIFDKEG